Genomic segment of Gilliamella apis:
ACGACCAATAAATAATTCAATAAGATATGATATTTAATTAAACTTGATAAGATTGTTATCTATCAATGATAATTGTGAGGAAATCTTGATGAATTTAAAGTCTAAAAACCCCTTTCCTCAAAATTTTTATAATGAAAAAATTAGCTGAACTGAATAAATACCGACTAAGAGCGGATATTACTTTTCTGGTGTTTTTTTCTTTCGTGATTTTTGTTTAGTTAATTGTTTTTTTAAGCGCATTCTTGCTCTTGACTCAGCAAATAATCGATCTCTTTCAACTTTCTTTTGCAGCTTCTGTTGCTGTTCTTCTTTTTCCCATTGCTTAACCTTCCATGTTGACCATATTTTAAACACTTGCCATAAAACAAAAAGTAAAACTACCGCAAATATTGCTGCATACGGGTCAAAGACAAATTTAGATCTAGATAGATTAACTAATACAATATTATTAGCATATACAGGTGAGTACATTAAAAACAATATAACAATAAATATAATTTTACAACCAAATTTGGACATGAATTAATTTAAAATCCCTTTTTGAAATAATCCGAAATCATAACGAATAAACTAAAATATTTATGTATAGTATATTATTAATAAAAAATGGCTGAATTAACAGCCACTCAATATTTATAATAACAGTTTTATTGATGAATATTAATTAGAAATTAATTTCAGTACCAATAAAATAGCGACGACCTTCTAAGGTTTTACCAAAGTCATCATTCGTCACTTCTTTGTCAAACAAGTTATAAACACCGCCATAAATCTTAGCATTTTTATTTATTTGAAAAGAGGTACCAACATCCCAGAAGGTATAACCTGCATAAACTACGTGTTTAATTTTAGTTTCTCCTCCCTCTCTTACTCTTTTGGTTGCATGCTCTATTCCATAATATGCCATTTTCGTCCACAAATCTAATTGCTGAGTTAGATTCCAATCAAGCTGAGCATTGAATTTTTGTTTAGGAGTACGATTTAGCGCTCTACCTTTGTTTTCACCAGTTTTTTGTTCTGTTTTAGTCCACGAATAGTTAGAGCTTAATAAGAAATCGGTAAATAAAGGTGTTTTAAATGATAATTCTAAACCTTTAAGATCAGCTTTATCTACGTTCTGCCATTTTTGAACGAAATCAAATTTTTTGTTGGAACCTTCTACTCTACATCGTTGCTTTTTTGATTCATCATTACAAATATAATAACTTTGTGTTTTATCTTTATATTTGGTATAAAATGCTGTTGCAGAAGCATCAATACCATAATCATTAGTATATCCAAAACCAACTTCAAAATTATCAGATTTTTCTGGTTTTAAATTAGGTTCACCAAGAATTACCCCTTTTTTACCATTCTTGCCTGCACCACCTGTTGATTGCCCCCAATCATGTACAACTTGACGTAGTTGAGGTGTTGCAAAACCTGTTGAATAACCACCCTTTAAGGTAAAGTTATCATTAATATTCCAGACACTATAGACTCTTGGATTCCAGTTGCTACCATAGTTTTCATCTTTGTTATAACGCAAACCAGCTGTTATGCTCCAGTTATCGATAATACTTATTTCATCTTCCGCAAATAATGCATAGCTCCAGCGATCAATTTTAGTAATATCACTAGTAAGTTCATTACCTTTATCATGAAGCTCTTGGTAATTATATTTACCCCCTATCGTTAGCATATTAATACTAAAAGGAATCGTCACTCGAGAATCTACATCAGTATTACGAATTTTCATTTTTCTAGCTAAATTATTATTTTCTTCATGAGAAATATAAGAAGTTGTTGTTACATTACCAAATAATCCATTATGTGTAATCCCAAATGAATTACGATGATTATCACGATTAATATCTCCTCTACCTTTTTCTAAAGTTTTTTTATCAGTAGAGCCTGAATTTTGTAATGCGTGACCAAAATCAAAATCAAATTTTTGTGTATCAAAAGCATTAAGTGATAGCTTTCCATTTATACTTCTTAGTTTTTGTTGTGCATGACCGCCTAAATATTTATCTTCATGACGGTTTGAATATTGACCATATAATTGAATACCTAGAATATCATCAATAATCGGGCCCATCGTTGAAAAACTTCCTACATAGGTATTTTTCTCATCTGAACGATAAGGCATAATTGATTCAACACGTAACCCACTATGCCAAGTATTTGAGACCTTTTTAGTAATAATATTAACTACCCCACCCATAGCATCTGATCCATATAAGGATGACATAGGTCCACGAACAACTTCAATACGTTCAATAGCAGTTAGTGGAGGCAACCAACCTTGTTCAAAACCAGAATTATCACCGTTCGGTCTAGTTTCACGAGTGCTCACTTTTTTACCATCAATTAATAATAAAGTATATTTAGCATCCATACCACGAATACTAATATCAGTCTTATCTCCACCTCCAGATACAGTAACACCAGGAATATCTTTCAGAGCATCGGTGACATCACGATAAGGCTTTTTGCTAATTTCTTCCGGTGTGATCACTGAAATTGTTGCAGGAGCCTCTTTAATTTGTTGTGAAAATCCTGATGCTGTCACCACCATAGTATCAGTATTTTTATCATCAGCCGCCATCGCTAAACCTGATAATGATAATAAAATACTTGTATTTAAGACATGTGTAGCCAACTTAAACTTCGTATTCATTGTTATAACCCTATTAATTATATTGATATTTTGCAAAGAAATCTGCCGATAACAATATACTATATGAGAATAATTATCAATATCCTTACGAAAAATTATTTATTACTAGACAATTAACATGCCTTAAACAATAATAGTTATCATTTGCATCATACATATAGGAACTAATTATGAATACTAAGAAAAAACTATTATTAAGTAGCTTAGCAGCGTTAATGTTAGGTTTGACTGGTTGTCAATCGTCAATTACAGTAAATCCTGATAATAAACAATCAGTTGTTGTACCTAAATCACCAAATAAAGTTGTAGTGATGAATTATGGAGCCTTAGATACATTAGATGCTTTAGGTAAAGGATCAATTGTAACAGCAACACCTCTTTCTGTTCTTCCGACTTATCTGCAACAATATAAAAATGCAAACGTTATTGATACAGGTAATATGAAAGAACCAAATATTGATGCAATCAAACAAGCTAAACCACAATTAATTATCATTGACGGCCGACAAGCAAGCCATACGGAAGAATTCACTAAAATTGCTCCAGTCATTAATTTAAGCGTTGATGCCAAAAACTATCTTGAATCAACCAAAAATCATATCAATGTATTAGCAAATATCACTGGTACTGAAGAAACAGCTAACAATCTGATTCAATCACTAGATGCCAAAGTTAACAATGCACAATCTGTTGCTCAAGCAAGTAATAAAAAAGCAATTGTAGCTATTCATAATGACGGTAAAATGATCCTTATTAATGCAAGCTCTAGCGCAGCATTAATCCATGATGTGTTACATGTAAAACGGGCAGTGCCATTAGCGCCACAACCAACCAATGGTATTGGAAAACCAAAACCAACTTTTATTGATAATAGTTACATTAGTAAAGTCAAACCAGACATTATTTATGTTGTAGACCGCAGTAAAGCAATTGGTCAGTCTGCGATGAAAGATGACTTCTTCAATGCAAAAGTATTAGCGAAAAGCAAAACGGAAGTTGTTTATTTAACACCAGATCTTTGGTATTTATCAGGTGGTGGAGCTGAAAGTTTAGATCGTCAAATTGATGAAGTAATTAATGCATTAAAATAATTTGATTTTTTATGATAAATTAACTTCCTTTCACAAAAGCCCTTATCATTATAAGGGTTTTTTAATTAATAGCTTTGCCTTGCCCTTCCTCAGAATATTTCACATACTCCCTATCAAATGATTGATAAATGTTTTTTATTGTTTATTATTACACGCCAATTTAATATAAGGTGAGTAAACATTAATGAAAAAACTATTGTTAGTTGCAGTATTATTTCCTTTTATGGTTCACGCGCGTGCGGATGCTCCAATAGGTTTAACATGGGGGGCACCAATATCGGACATTGTTTCAAAATATAAAGCAAAAGAAATAATTGAACAAAATGATTTGATCATATATGAATTACCTAACCCTCCTATAACGTTACCTAATTTTACTTCATATAAATTATTAGCTCACAAGCAATTAGGTTTGATAAAAGTAGTATTAAGTGAGGAAATTACAAGAGATCCCTATGGAGTTGAAGGTAAAAATGCATATTTTAAATATAAAGAAGCATTAACCAAAAAATATGGCAAAGCGGAATCTCTTGAAGAAATTGGCCTAAAAGTATATAGAGAAAATGACGAATTTTATCAATGTTTAGGGTATCAAGGTTGTGGCGTCTATTTTTCTAACTTCAAACAATCTGGTATTAGTTTACTGCTAGAAGGAAATAGCCATGCAGAAGGTAAATTGAAAATTATATATGAATCCGATCTTTTCTTCGAATATTATGGGAATGAAGACATACAAGAAGAAAGTAAAATTTATGAAGGGCTTTAATAAAACAGTTTTAATAACTCTTAATTTGATATGGTTAGAGAGGATATTTTTAATTGATATTAATTAGAATTAAAAACTAAGTTAATAAGTTACCTCATATTCATCTAACATATTGAAAATAAAAATAATTAAACAATAAGTCAAATCTTGTTAGATAAAGTAGCCCAATAATATAGAGCTTATAAAAATAATGTAATAATTGAATATTGAAAGGAAAGAATAGATGCAAAGGATATTAATATTAGTAAACCGACAAATACGGTTTATCGATATTATCGGTTACACATAATCAACCAATAAGATTAAATTACAGACATTGAAGCATCCTTTATTACGGATACACTTCAACTTATTTACGATAGATGGCGTGTTATAATACATGCCATAAGAAATTATATTAATTCAGATAATAACTCGCTAAAAATTTTTTATTTGGTTCAAATTAAATATGTTAAAATGCCCGCCTGTTGTCATAATCTAAATTGGCAAACTTTTAAATTCTCGATAAATACCTCAATAAATTTTAAATTATTATAAATATTATGAATACATCATCCCCTACTATTGGATTTGTGAGCCTTGGTTGTCCTAAAAATTTAGTTGACTCTGAGCGAATTTTAACTGAATTACGTACACAGGGTTATCAAGTTGTACCTAGCTACGATAATGCAGATTTAGTAATTGTTAACACCTGTGGTTTTATTGATAGTGCGGTACAAGAATCATTAGAAGCCATTGGCGAAGCGCTAAATGAAAATGGAAAAGTTATTGTGACTGGTTGTCTTGGCGCAAAAGAAGATCAAATCCGTGATGTGCATCCTAAAGTACTTGAAATATCAGGACCACACAGTTATGAAGCTGTTCTTGAACATGTTAATAAATATGCGCCAAAACCTTCCTATAATCCATTTATTAGTTTAGTGCCCGAACAAGGCGTAAAACTAACACCAAAACATTATGCTTATTTGAAAATATCAGAAGGCTGCAACCATAGTTGTTCATTCTGTATTATCCCTTCATTACGTGGCGAAATGATCAGTCGACCGATTGGTAATGTGCTTGATGAAGCAAAACGTTTGGTTGATGGAGGAGTAAAAGAGCTATTAGTTATAGCTCAAGATACATCGGCTTATGGTATTGATATAAAAAACCGAACCAATTTTTGGAATGGTATGCCGTTAAAAACCGATATTCATACCCTTTGTGAACAATTATCTAGTCTTGGTATTTGGGTACGTCTACATTATATGTATCCTTACCCTAGTGTGGATAATTTAATTCCATTAATGGCTGATGGCAAAATCTTACCTTATTTAGATGTACCATTACAACACGCTAGCCCTACAGTATTAAAATCAATGAAGCGACCAGGTACAATTGAAAGAACACTTGAAAGAATTCATAAGTGGCGAGATATTTGTCCAGAAATCACCCTACGTTCAACTTTTATCGTCGGTTATCCAGGTGAAACCGAACAAGATTTTGAATTACTGCTTGATTTTCTTTCTCAAGCACAGTTAGATCGTGTCGGTTGTTTCCCATATAGCCCAGTTGAAGGTGCTGCAGCTAATCAATTAGCCGACCAAATACCTGAACATATAAAACAAGAACGCTTCGATCGTTTTATGCAATTACAACAGACAATTTCAACCTGTAAGCTACAAAACAAAATTGGTAAAACATTGTCTGTGCTTATCGATGAAGTGGATGATGAAGGTGCAATTGGACGGAGTATGGCTGATGCACCAGAAATAGATGGCGTTGTCTATCTAAATGAAGAAAAAGCTGTTAAAGTTGGTGATATTGTTCAAGTCAATATTGAACATTCAGATGAATACGATTTATGGGGAACTGTACAACAGTAAATACAATCAATGAAATTACATTATCGAAGTGAAATTAATAATTTAATCACCTTAGCTATTCCTGTCATGATTGCCCAAATATCACAAACAGCAATAACGTTTGTTGATACAATTATGGCTGGCAATTACAGTAAAACAGCCTTATCAGGTGTTGCTATTGCGGTATCCATTTGGTTACCTACAGTTTTATTTGGTCAAGGGCTATTGACTGTATTAACCCCTATTATATCAAACTTAAATGGTGCAGCTAAACGTGAGCAAGTTGCCGATCATACACGGCAAGGTGTGGTGATCGCATTAATTTTATCGGTGATCATAATGTTAATTCTCTATCATTCAGATAAAATAATTAGTTTAAGAAGCTCTAATGATAACCCGATTGATCCAGAAATGGTCGAAGTTGCCGTCTCTTTTTTACGTGCAATTATGTGGGGAGTACCTGCATTTCTACTATTTTTAGTTTACCGCAATCAATGTGAAGGTTTATCTAACACAAAACCTGCCATGGTGATTATATTCATTGCTTTACTAGCTAATATTCCAATTAACTATATTTTGATTTATGGCAAATTAGGCTTACCTGCGTTTGGTGGTGTTGGTTGTGGCATTACTGCAGCAATAATTTTCTGGTTAATGTTCATTTTAATCCGTTTATATACTTTAACTACTGCTAGCCAACGAGATATTCGTAAAACACCATTAACAAAGCTTGTTGACTTTTCCATTATCAAAAAAATAGTGGTTTTAGGAATGCCTCTAGCCCTTGCTTACTTTTTTGAAATGAGCTTATTTGCTGTCGTTGCTTTACTTATTGCCCCTCTCGGACAAATAACGGTGGCTGCACATCAAATTATTTTTACCATTAGTAGCTTAACATTTGCAATTCCATTATCTCTTGGTGTGGCAACCAGTATTCGCGTCGGTTATCTGTTAGGAAAAGGAAAACCAAGTTTAGCTAAACAAACAGCTTTCATCAGTTTGCTCATATCGTTAGTCATTGCTGTTATTGTAGCACTAATTTTAGTGGTATTTAGAACACCTATTATTACAATATTTACTAAGGAGGCTGCGGTTATAGCTATTTGTCTACAACTCATCATCCTATTAGCTATTTACCAAGCTTCAGATTATTTACAAGTAGTGGCAAGTAATGTATTACGTGGTTACAAAGATACAAAAAGCATCTTTTTTATTACTTTATTGTCTTATTGGGTTGTTGGATTACCAGTTGGTTATATTCTAGGCTTAACAGATCTGGTAATGCAGCCAATTGGTGCTGCTGGATTTTGGATAGGGATTATATTAGGACTTGCTGTTGCTGCATTTCTGTTAATTGCGAGAATGGTTTATCTACAAAAGCAACCAACAGAAATAATATTAAAACGAGCATCCAGATAATTAAACCTTATAATATCACCAAACTAACTATTAATTATAGGTAGTTTGGTAAAAGTCTATTAGAAATAATTAATAACGACGCCTAAGCTATATGTTATCTTAATTTGATAATTATCAAAAATGAAAGAATATAAGTTGCTTAAAATTTGATAGGCTATATAATTTAACGAATTTTTAACAAATAGTTTTAGAATGGATTTGATTTTTAATGTTCAAAAATAATTTATTTATATCACATCTTGTCTGCATTTTCCTTTCCGTATTATTAGTTTATTTATTAGGTTATCCTCAAAGATTTGATAGAATACTCCTTACTTATTTTTCACTAATTTTTTTTGCTAGATTTACATTTTTTCGTTATTTATTTGGACTATTATTTATTATAGCCGCACTTTATTTCCCAATTGGATTTTATTATGGCTCACCAAATGTTGCCGTCATTAGTGCTATTTCTGAAACTGACATTGATGAAATTCAAGAGTTCTGTACGCAATTACCATTCTATTGCTATTTAATTCCATTAATCTTAATCATAATTTTTGTAATTGTTTTCAGAAAGATAAAGTTTCCTAAAATAAAAAATTACTACATTATAGCTGTTGCATTATTAATCTGTTTATATCGACCAATTAAAGCTATTATCAAATATCAACCCAACACAGTTACTTCGGTCACCTCAACAATCTTAGATAATTTTAAATATCCAATTTTTGAATTTGCTATTGATTTATACGAAAGTGCTAATATTTATTTAACAGAGAAACAAGAACAACTTAATCAAATTCAAAAAACTAATACAATACCGATAGTTTCAGTTGATCCTAAGCATAAAACCTACGTTATTATCATTGGTGAAAGTGTTCGTAAAGATTATATGAGTGCTTATGGATTCAAATATGATAATACACCTTTTACTAAAGAAAATGCTTCAATAATTTGGGATGGATTAATTGCCCCAGCATCGAATACCCAATCATCAATACCACATTTAATTAGTCAATCTAGTTATTTAGATAATGATGAAGTCAGTGCTCAACTAAATAATAACATTATCACTATTGCTAATGATGCTGGATTCGAGACTTACTGGTTATCTAATCAAGGTAAATTAGGGCGAATGGAAATAACCGTACCTCGGATTACTGCTTATGCTAAGAATATTTTCTATACTAAAAAAGGAGAATATAATGGTAAATCCTCGCGTGGCAAATACGATACTTTACTTTTACCACAATTAGATTCTTTATTATCTGAAAAACAAGATAAACCTAGACTCATTGTTATGCATTTAATTGGTTCTCACCCACATTTCTGTAAGAGATTACAATTTGAGCCCCAATTCGATCTCAATAATAAAAATTTATCTTGCTATACCAGCAGTATTAAAGAAACTGATGATTTTATTAAATCTGCTATAAATATCTTAAAAAAGCATAATCAAGATTATTCTGTAGTATACTTTGCAGACCATGGCCTATCTCATACGGAAAAATATCAAGATTTACGACATAACTGGGAATACCAAAATAGCTATCAAGTTCCATTGATATTTTTTAATTCGCCACAAACAGCTCAAATAAAGATAAATAAACAGATCTCTGGTTATCAATTTGTTTATTTATTAAGCCATTGGATGGGGATTAAATTGAATGTCCAAAGCGATTATATGCACTACAATTTAATTGATATACCAGAACAAAAAGACATTCAAATTAAAGATTGGAGAAATAAGTTATATCCATTTGATAATCTTAAAAAAGATCCAAATCCATTTAATGATTAATAATTCAAATTATAGTCTCTTAATTTAATTAGATTAAAAAAAGCCACCGATAAGGTGGCTTTTTACTATTAAAATAACTTTATTATTTT
This window contains:
- a CDS encoding PRKR-interacting protein 1 yields the protein MYSPVYANNIVLVNLSRSKFVFDPYAAIFAVVLLFVLWQVFKIWSTWKVKQWEKEEQQQKLQKKVERDRLFAESRARMRLKKQLTKQKSRKKKTPEK
- a CDS encoding TonB-dependent receptor domain-containing protein — encoded protein: MNTKFKLATHVLNTSILLSLSGLAMAADDKNTDTMVVTASGFSQQIKEAPATISVITPEEISKKPYRDVTDALKDIPGVTVSGGGDKTDISIRGMDAKYTLLLIDGKKVSTRETRPNGDNSGFEQGWLPPLTAIERIEVVRGPMSSLYGSDAMGGVVNIITKKVSNTWHSGLRVESIMPYRSDEKNTYVGSFSTMGPIIDDILGIQLYGQYSNRHEDKYLGGHAQQKLRSINGKLSLNAFDTQKFDFDFGHALQNSGSTDKKTLEKGRGDINRDNHRNSFGITHNGLFGNVTTTSYISHEENNNLARKMKIRNTDVDSRVTIPFSINMLTIGGKYNYQELHDKGNELTSDITKIDRWSYALFAEDEISIIDNWSITAGLRYNKDENYGSNWNPRVYSVWNINDNFTLKGGYSTGFATPQLRQVVHDWGQSTGGAGKNGKKGVILGEPNLKPEKSDNFEVGFGYTNDYGIDASATAFYTKYKDKTQSYYICNDESKKQRCRVEGSNKKFDFVQKWQNVDKADLKGLELSFKTPLFTDFLLSSNYSWTKTEQKTGENKGRALNRTPKQKFNAQLDWNLTQQLDLWTKMAYYGIEHATKRVREGGETKIKHVVYAGYTFWDVGTSFQINKNAKIYGGVYNLFDKEVTNDDFGKTLEGRRYFIGTEINF
- a CDS encoding ABC transporter substrate-binding protein — protein: MNTKKKLLLSSLAALMLGLTGCQSSITVNPDNKQSVVVPKSPNKVVVMNYGALDTLDALGKGSIVTATPLSVLPTYLQQYKNANVIDTGNMKEPNIDAIKQAKPQLIIIDGRQASHTEEFTKIAPVINLSVDAKNYLESTKNHINVLANITGTEETANNLIQSLDAKVNNAQSVAQASNKKAIVAIHNDGKMILINASSSAALIHDVLHVKRAVPLAPQPTNGIGKPKPTFIDNSYISKVKPDIIYVVDRSKAIGQSAMKDDFFNAKVLAKSKTEVVYLTPDLWYLSGGGAESLDRQIDEVINALK
- the rimO gene encoding 30S ribosomal protein S12 methylthiotransferase RimO, with protein sequence MNTSSPTIGFVSLGCPKNLVDSERILTELRTQGYQVVPSYDNADLVIVNTCGFIDSAVQESLEAIGEALNENGKVIVTGCLGAKEDQIRDVHPKVLEISGPHSYEAVLEHVNKYAPKPSYNPFISLVPEQGVKLTPKHYAYLKISEGCNHSCSFCIIPSLRGEMISRPIGNVLDEAKRLVDGGVKELLVIAQDTSAYGIDIKNRTNFWNGMPLKTDIHTLCEQLSSLGIWVRLHYMYPYPSVDNLIPLMADGKILPYLDVPLQHASPTVLKSMKRPGTIERTLERIHKWRDICPEITLRSTFIVGYPGETEQDFELLLDFLSQAQLDRVGCFPYSPVEGAAANQLADQIPEHIKQERFDRFMQLQQTISTCKLQNKIGKTLSVLIDEVDDEGAIGRSMADAPEIDGVVYLNEEKAVKVGDIVQVNIEHSDEYDLWGTVQQ
- a CDS encoding MATE family efflux transporter; translated protein: MKLHYRSEINNLITLAIPVMIAQISQTAITFVDTIMAGNYSKTALSGVAIAVSIWLPTVLFGQGLLTVLTPIISNLNGAAKREQVADHTRQGVVIALILSVIIMLILYHSDKIISLRSSNDNPIDPEMVEVAVSFLRAIMWGVPAFLLFLVYRNQCEGLSNTKPAMVIIFIALLANIPINYILIYGKLGLPAFGGVGCGITAAIIFWLMFILIRLYTLTTASQRDIRKTPLTKLVDFSIIKKIVVLGMPLALAYFFEMSLFAVVALLIAPLGQITVAAHQIIFTISSLTFAIPLSLGVATSIRVGYLLGKGKPSLAKQTAFISLLISLVIAVIVALILVVFRTPIITIFTKEAAVIAICLQLIILLAIYQASDYLQVVASNVLRGYKDTKSIFFITLLSYWVVGLPVGYILGLTDLVMQPIGAAGFWIGIILGLAVAAFLLIARMVYLQKQPTEIILKRASR
- a CDS encoding phosphoethanolamine transferase yields the protein MFKNNLFISHLVCIFLSVLLVYLLGYPQRFDRILLTYFSLIFFARFTFFRYLFGLLFIIAALYFPIGFYYGSPNVAVISAISETDIDEIQEFCTQLPFYCYLIPLILIIIFVIVFRKIKFPKIKNYYIIAVALLICLYRPIKAIIKYQPNTVTSVTSTILDNFKYPIFEFAIDLYESANIYLTEKQEQLNQIQKTNTIPIVSVDPKHKTYVIIIGESVRKDYMSAYGFKYDNTPFTKENASIIWDGLIAPASNTQSSIPHLISQSSYLDNDEVSAQLNNNIITIANDAGFETYWLSNQGKLGRMEITVPRITAYAKNIFYTKKGEYNGKSSRGKYDTLLLPQLDSLLSEKQDKPRLIVMHLIGSHPHFCKRLQFEPQFDLNNKNLSCYTSSIKETDDFIKSAINILKKHNQDYSVVYFADHGLSHTEKYQDLRHNWEYQNSYQVPLIFFNSPQTAQIKINKQISGYQFVYLLSHWMGIKLNVQSDYMHYNLIDIPEQKDIQIKDWRNKLYPFDNLKKDPNPFND